The Candidatus Sulfotelmatobacter sp. genome has a window encoding:
- a CDS encoding peptide ABC transporter substrate-binding protein: MSERPALALLAAFLLASCAPSAPVASGTTQRNAWTEPGHLRIGSSEEPDSLNPMYANDQAAGDVANLLYEPLFRYDQNGEFVPAAATVVPTLANGGISRDGKTITFHFRHGMRWSDGAPYDGRDFVFTWHAVMNPHNSVRLQIGWDDVRAMQLRDPYTVVVRLKAINAGILGDLAGIGGSGYPPIPAHLLATLPSLDRAPFNAAPISSGPFVLTKWNHGASLEFAPNPYYWRGAPGLQQISYRIIPNSETLLSEIRTHEIDVYDSVSENQIGELKTLSGVTISKHLSANWRRLQFNCAKPQLSDPRVRLAIAEGVDWDWMLRTIFHGYDERAASDVVPTSWAAPPIKPWPYDPDAAKRLLDAAGWTVGADGMRAKNGMPLAFSVSTTPAKQANVQAEVQMQQQLRTLGIALEIKNYPTNLLFAHDGPIYTGRYDSEFTIETNGPDPDNEGAWSERFIPPVGANTSWLRDPIITQTSHAALLTYDRAKRRALYWREEARIHQLVPAVFFYWQNQYAAVNSDLRGWRPATYFSDLWNAWEWRI, encoded by the coding sequence ATGTCTGAACGGCCGGCGCTGGCGCTCCTGGCGGCGTTCTTGCTCGCGAGCTGCGCGCCCAGCGCGCCGGTCGCGAGCGGCACGACGCAGCGCAACGCCTGGACCGAACCGGGCCACCTGCGCATCGGCTCGTCCGAGGAGCCCGACTCGCTCAACCCGATGTACGCCAACGATCAAGCCGCGGGCGACGTCGCGAACCTGCTCTACGAGCCGCTCTTCCGGTACGACCAGAACGGCGAGTTCGTCCCGGCCGCCGCGACGGTCGTGCCGACGCTGGCCAACGGCGGGATCAGCCGCGATGGCAAGACGATCACCTTTCACTTCCGCCACGGGATGCGCTGGTCCGACGGCGCGCCGTACGACGGACGCGACTTCGTCTTCACCTGGCACGCGGTGATGAACCCGCACAACAGCGTGCGGCTGCAGATCGGCTGGGACGACGTGCGCGCGATGCAGCTGCGCGATCCCTACACCGTGGTGGTGCGGCTCAAGGCGATCAACGCCGGGATCCTCGGCGACCTGGCCGGGATCGGCGGCTCGGGCTATCCGCCGATCCCGGCGCATCTGCTGGCCACGCTCCCCAGCCTCGACCGCGCGCCCTTCAACGCCGCCCCGATCTCCAGCGGCCCGTTCGTGCTCACCAAGTGGAACCACGGCGCCTCGCTCGAGTTCGCGCCCAACCCGTACTACTGGCGCGGCGCGCCCGGCTTGCAGCAAATCAGCTATCGCATCATCCCCAACTCCGAGACGCTGCTCTCCGAGATCCGCACGCACGAGATCGACGTCTACGACTCGGTCAGCGAGAACCAGATCGGCGAGCTGAAGACGCTGAGCGGGGTGACGATCAGCAAGCACCTCAGCGCGAACTGGCGGCGCCTGCAGTTCAACTGCGCCAAGCCCCAGCTGTCCGATCCGCGCGTGCGGCTGGCGATCGCCGAAGGCGTCGACTGGGACTGGATGCTGCGCACGATCTTCCACGGCTACGACGAGCGCGCGGCGAGCGACGTCGTGCCGACCTCGTGGGCCGCGCCGCCGATCAAGCCGTGGCCGTACGATCCGGACGCCGCGAAGCGATTGCTCGACGCCGCCGGGTGGACGGTCGGCGCCGACGGGATGCGTGCCAAGAACGGCATGCCGCTGGCGTTCTCCGTCTCGACCACCCCGGCCAAGCAGGCCAACGTGCAGGCCGAAGTCCAGATGCAGCAGCAGCTGCGCACGCTCGGCATCGCCCTGGAGATCAAGAACTACCCGACCAACCTGCTCTTCGCGCACGACGGTCCGATCTATACCGGGCGCTACGACAGCGAGTTCACCATCGAAACCAACGGCCCCGATCCGGACAACGAGGGCGCCTGGAGCGAACGCTTCATCCCGCCGGTCGGCGCCAACACCAGCTGGCTGCGCGATCCGATCATCACGCAGACCAGCCACGCCGCGCTGCTGACGTACGACCGCGCCAAGCGCCGCGCGCTGTACTGGCGCGAGGAAGCGCGCATCCACCAATTGGTGCCGGCGGTGTTCTTCTATTGGCAGAATCAGTACGCGGCCGTCAACAGCGACCTGCGCGGCTGGCGGCCGGCGACGTACTTCTCCGATCTGTGGAACGCGTGGGAGTGGCGCATCTGA
- a CDS encoding C39 family peptidase — MLRLIERPEGHPVLHVPGATRAVVSWNSPAPSGALALIAHRVDGSVSDPLLYVRWSEHERRSLDGADTTTRIQTDVVHSDVPLSGVGISTTVPLDAVAVAAPPPPGALAPVRPRVNPLDVPPLRQDVATHPEAHGKWCSAAALAMLLRFHGIPADVAGVAHSVEDAAYGGTGNWVFNAAYAGACGLRGIVAFLRGIDHVSAFVAAGLPVAISIAWRRGELSDAPLEQSDGHLIVVRGFERGAVLVHDPAHKGVATRYPRAALERAFRGHGGVAYLVAPRERTTELVVLTNDPAA; from the coding sequence GTGCTGCGTCTCATCGAGCGGCCGGAGGGGCATCCGGTGCTGCACGTGCCGGGAGCGACGCGCGCGGTCGTCTCGTGGAACAGCCCCGCGCCCAGCGGCGCGCTGGCGCTGATCGCGCACCGGGTCGACGGCAGCGTCTCCGACCCGCTGCTCTACGTGCGTTGGTCGGAGCATGAGCGCCGCTCGCTGGACGGCGCCGACACCACGACTCGCATCCAGACCGACGTCGTGCACAGCGACGTCCCGCTCTCGGGCGTGGGCATCTCGACGACGGTGCCGCTCGACGCGGTCGCCGTCGCCGCCCCGCCGCCGCCGGGTGCGCTCGCGCCGGTGCGGCCGCGCGTGAACCCGCTCGACGTGCCGCCGCTGCGGCAGGACGTCGCGACCCATCCCGAAGCGCACGGCAAGTGGTGCTCGGCCGCCGCGCTGGCGATGCTGCTGCGCTTCCACGGCATTCCGGCCGACGTGGCCGGCGTCGCGCACAGCGTCGAAGACGCGGCCTACGGCGGGACCGGCAATTGGGTGTTCAACGCCGCCTACGCCGGCGCGTGTGGGCTGCGCGGTATCGTCGCGTTCTTGCGCGGCATCGATCACGTCAGCGCGTTCGTGGCCGCCGGGCTCCCGGTCGCGATCTCGATCGCGTGGCGCCGCGGCGAGCTGTCGGACGCGCCGCTCGAGCAGAGCGACGGCCACCTGATCGTGGTGCGCGGATTCGAGCGCGGCGCGGTGCTGGTGCACGATCCGGCCCACAAGGGCGTCGCGACCCGCTACCCGCGCGCGGCGCTCGAGCGCGCCTTCCGCGGTCACGGCGGCGTCGCGTATCTGGTCGCGCCGCGCGAACGCACCACCGAGCTGGTCGTCCTGACCAACGATCCCGCCGCGTGA
- a CDS encoding tRNA (cytidine(34)-2'-O)-methyltransferase, with translation MSTQPQQRVVDAHDVRDVPLHLVLVEPQIPPNTGNVARLCAATGCALHLVEPLGFRLDDRALKRAGLDYWDALGVVVHPSLDAFFAAFAPERSWLLSTRAQRRYADASFARGDALVFGKETAGLPQALLDAHPERALRIPMRAGAVRSINLSTAVGVVAYAALATLGFPGLR, from the coding sequence GTGAGCACGCAGCCGCAGCAGCGGGTGGTCGACGCGCACGACGTGCGCGACGTCCCGCTGCACCTGGTGCTCGTCGAGCCGCAGATTCCGCCCAACACCGGCAACGTCGCGCGCTTGTGCGCGGCGACCGGGTGCGCGCTGCACCTGGTGGAACCGCTCGGCTTTCGGCTCGACGACCGCGCGCTCAAGCGCGCCGGACTCGACTACTGGGACGCGCTCGGCGTCGTCGTGCACCCCTCGCTGGACGCCTTCTTCGCGGCGTTCGCGCCCGAGCGCAGCTGGCTGCTCAGCACGCGCGCGCAGCGCCGCTACGCCGACGCGTCCTTCGCGCGCGGCGACGCGCTGGTGTTCGGCAAAGAGACCGCGGGCTTACCGCAAGCGTTGCTCGACGCCCACCCCGAGCGCGCGCTGCGCATCCCGATGCGCGCCGGCGCGGTGCGCTCGATCAACCTCTCGACGGCGGTCGGCGTCGTCGCCTACGCGGCGCTGGCGACGCTGGGTTTCCCCGGACTGCGCTGA
- a CDS encoding MFS transporter, which translates to MSRFDPRSMVLLAGAHVVDDANQSFIPALLPYLIAQDHITIAAATGLVFAQAMSSSVIQPSIGHLADRYSMPWLIALGIFLAGAGVAALGVLPTLPLLYLAALVSGIGVASFHPEAARFANYVAGEKKATGMRWFIVGGNLGFAIGPTFAALALTTWALRGTLAAIIPVTIVGVLVLLELRRLSSFAPAKPKTRTANGIDDWRSFWKLSCYVVVRSMAYIGSVSFIPLYVVDVLHAPKAVGGAVLTAFLLCGVAGTIAGGPIADRVGRKPVLLWSTGLTALLFPLLVALTHGGGLWLAIAVLLPTGFIFVSAQASFVVLGQEYLPNRLGLASGVTLGLAVSLGGMFTPVLGTIADHFGVATSVLTIGGLALLAFVLALMLPAESRFGQRSPGKPSVASAA; encoded by the coding sequence ATGTCCCGCTTCGACCCGCGCTCCATGGTGCTGCTGGCGGGCGCGCACGTCGTCGACGATGCGAACCAGAGCTTCATCCCGGCGCTGCTGCCGTACCTGATCGCCCAGGACCACATCACGATCGCGGCCGCCACCGGGCTGGTCTTCGCCCAAGCGATGTCCTCGTCGGTCATCCAGCCCAGCATCGGCCACCTGGCCGATCGTTACTCGATGCCGTGGCTGATCGCGCTGGGAATCTTTCTGGCCGGCGCGGGCGTCGCCGCGCTGGGCGTGCTGCCCACGCTGCCGCTGCTCTACCTGGCCGCGCTGGTCAGCGGGATCGGGGTCGCCAGCTTCCACCCCGAGGCGGCGCGCTTCGCCAACTACGTGGCCGGCGAGAAGAAGGCGACGGGAATGCGCTGGTTCATCGTCGGCGGCAACCTCGGGTTCGCGATCGGTCCGACCTTCGCCGCGCTCGCGCTGACGACGTGGGCGTTGCGCGGCACGCTGGCGGCGATCATCCCGGTCACCATCGTCGGCGTGCTCGTGCTGCTCGAGCTGCGGCGGCTGAGCAGCTTCGCGCCGGCCAAGCCGAAGACGCGCACCGCCAACGGCATCGACGATTGGCGCTCGTTCTGGAAGCTGAGCTGCTACGTCGTCGTCCGCTCGATGGCGTACATCGGCTCGGTCTCGTTCATCCCGCTCTACGTCGTGGACGTGCTGCACGCGCCCAAGGCCGTCGGCGGCGCGGTGCTGACCGCGTTCCTGTTGTGCGGCGTCGCCGGGACGATCGCCGGCGGTCCGATCGCCGATCGCGTCGGCCGCAAGCCGGTGCTGCTGTGGTCGACCGGGCTGACCGCGCTGCTCTTCCCGCTGCTGGTCGCGCTCACGCACGGCGGCGGCTTGTGGCTGGCCATCGCGGTGCTGTTGCCGACCGGGTTCATCTTCGTCTCGGCGCAAGCGTCGTTCGTCGTGCTCGGCCAGGAGTATCTGCCCAATCGCCTGGGCTTGGCGTCGGGCGTGACGCTGGGGCTGGCGGTCTCGCTGGGCGGGATGTTCACGCCCGTGCTCGGCACCATCGCCGACCACTTCGGGGTCGCGACCTCGGTGTTGACGATCGGCGGCCTGGCGCTGCTGGCGTTCGTGCTGGCGCTCATGCTGCCGGCCGAGTCGCGCTTCGGTCAGCGCAGTCCGGGGAAACCCAGCGTCGCCAGCGCCGCGTAG
- a CDS encoding uracil-DNA glycosylase gives MAILSVDALERTVVTCRRCPELRAYCAHVGATKKRAFRDQTYWAKPVPGWGDPDARVLLVGLAPGAHGSNRTGRPFTGDGSGEWLYRALHRAGFASQPHAIDRDDGLVLSDVYITAAVRCAPPANKPTPAQRARCLPYLRDELRALRAVQVVVTLGKLADDTVHSLIREAQGQRGPRAPFAHLAESAVELPGGRAATVLASYHPSRQNTNTGVLTEPMLDAVFARARALLTAD, from the coding sequence ATGGCGATTCTCTCGGTGGACGCGCTCGAACGCACCGTCGTCACGTGCCGCCGCTGTCCGGAGTTGCGCGCGTACTGCGCACACGTCGGCGCGACGAAGAAGCGCGCGTTTCGCGATCAGACGTATTGGGCCAAGCCGGTCCCGGGCTGGGGCGATCCGGACGCGCGCGTGCTGCTGGTCGGCCTGGCTCCGGGCGCGCATGGCTCAAATAGGACGGGGCGCCCCTTCACCGGGGACGGGAGCGGCGAGTGGCTGTATCGCGCGCTCCATCGCGCCGGGTTCGCCAGCCAGCCGCATGCGATCGACCGCGACGACGGCCTGGTCCTGAGCGACGTCTACATCACCGCGGCCGTGCGCTGTGCGCCCCCGGCGAACAAGCCGACGCCGGCCCAGCGCGCGCGGTGCCTGCCGTACCTGCGCGACGAGCTGCGCGCCCTACGGGCCGTGCAGGTCGTCGTCACGCTTGGCAAGTTAGCCGACGACACCGTGCACTCGCTCATTCGTGAAGCGCAGGGTCAGCGCGGTCCGCGGGCACCGTTCGCGCACCTGGCCGAGAGCGCGGTCGAGCTGCCGGGCGGCCGCGCCGCGACCGTGCTGGCCTCCTATCACCCCAGCCGTCAGAACACCAACACCGGCGTCTTGACCGAACCGATGCTCGACGCCGTCTTCGCGCGTGCGCGCGCGCTGCTCACTGCTGATTGA
- a CDS encoding BglII/BstYI family type II restriction endonuclease translates to MDDDLGSGDAEIDDAFSLLVESSDVASAPNENADPPALVRSKLPVHILEKYEVYSYRNAALILSETRQAEFEQLLAALGSFTLTTTQIRMPGGNESDIPKAFSAMLRPDGWHETVIRADLRVYLTWLEETTRLNRRGTLVRSRGSKSAETTRERFIDAHKIDYVKERVAFDLEWNSKDQTFDRDLYAFRAFWECGIIDAAVLVTRSGDLNPVFQKLGPALTKTGKIAVNEDGDPKPTAAKYGASTTWMGKLLYRLNSGRNGGCPVLALGIRPACISDWSES, encoded by the coding sequence TTGGACGACGATCTCGGGTCTGGCGACGCCGAAATTGACGACGCTTTTTCTCTCCTTGTTGAGAGTTCCGATGTCGCCTCGGCGCCGAACGAGAATGCGGACCCTCCGGCTCTCGTCCGCTCGAAGCTTCCGGTTCACATTTTGGAAAAGTATGAGGTGTACAGTTACCGCAATGCGGCACTTATACTTTCAGAAACTCGTCAGGCTGAATTCGAGCAGCTCTTGGCCGCGCTCGGTTCGTTTACCCTGACCACGACCCAGATTCGCATGCCCGGCGGGAACGAGTCAGATATTCCCAAGGCCTTTAGCGCGATGCTTCGACCAGACGGATGGCATGAAACGGTTATTCGCGCGGACTTGCGAGTCTATCTAACCTGGCTTGAAGAGACGACGCGTCTCAATCGTCGCGGAACACTCGTGCGCTCGCGCGGTTCGAAGTCGGCAGAGACGACGCGCGAGCGCTTCATCGACGCGCACAAGATCGATTACGTGAAGGAGCGCGTTGCGTTCGACTTGGAGTGGAACAGCAAGGACCAAACGTTTGACCGGGATCTCTACGCGTTTCGCGCGTTCTGGGAGTGTGGCATCATCGATGCTGCGGTCCTGGTGACACGTTCAGGCGACCTTAACCCGGTGTTTCAAAAGCTTGGACCAGCGCTCACAAAGACGGGGAAGATTGCCGTCAACGAGGACGGCGATCCAAAGCCGACGGCGGCTAAGTACGGCGCGAGCACGACGTGGATGGGCAAGTTGCTCTATCGACTCAATTCTGGTAGGAACGGCGGATGTCCGGTGCTGGCTCTAGGCATTCGTCCGGCGTGTATATCCGATTGGAGCGAATCATGA
- the aspS gene encoding aspartate--tRNA ligase: protein MDSSFVTVTCGALTAADVGKSVALNGWVHRRRDHGGLIFIDLRDRSGITQVTFDPSMGEIFAAAETLRSEDVVRVYGSVRRRPAGTENARLVTGEVEVPAGGIEILNRSETPPFVIASDEEPAEEVRLRYRYLDLRRPRMQRNLLMRHRIVKAIRDYFDEHGFLEIETPNLIKSTPEGARDYLVPSRVHKGTFYALPQSPQILKQILMIGGMGRYMQIARCFRDEDPRADRQPEFTQVDVEMTFVEQADVMAVMEASIRYVWQRVLEVAVPPLERLTYAEAMRRFGSDKPDLRFGLELTDVADLFAGGAFSLFATLAQSAANRVAAVRWPGGAALSRRDFDALTELTKTFGGKGLAYVTFSAEGVKGSIARFVDESLAAQLRERTGAQDGDALLFVGDTARAASDVAGKLRLEIGDRLGLRPADAFAFCWVFGFPLFERDEETGEITFSHHPFTAPLPGQEALFESDPLAITAQHYDLVLNGYELGSGSIRNHTPAFQERVFRRLGLSEEQIADRFGFFMEALRYGAPPHGGMALGIDRIVMLACGETSIRDVIAFPKNQVARDVMMDAPSTVPAQALTDLGLRIVPQG, encoded by the coding sequence GTGGATAGCTCGTTCGTCACCGTCACCTGTGGAGCGCTGACCGCCGCCGACGTCGGCAAGAGCGTCGCGCTCAACGGCTGGGTGCATCGCCGGCGCGACCACGGCGGCTTGATCTTCATCGATCTGCGCGACCGCAGCGGCATCACCCAGGTCACCTTCGATCCATCGATGGGCGAGATCTTCGCCGCGGCCGAGACGCTGCGCAGCGAGGACGTCGTGCGCGTCTACGGCAGCGTGCGCCGGCGCCCGGCCGGGACCGAGAACGCGCGCCTGGTGACGGGCGAGGTCGAGGTGCCGGCCGGCGGCATCGAGATCCTCAATCGCTCCGAGACGCCGCCGTTCGTCATCGCGTCCGACGAAGAACCGGCCGAAGAAGTGCGACTGCGCTACCGCTATCTGGACTTGCGGCGCCCGCGCATGCAGCGCAACCTCTTGATGCGCCACCGCATCGTCAAAGCGATTCGCGACTACTTCGACGAGCACGGCTTCCTCGAGATCGAGACGCCGAACCTCATCAAGTCGACGCCCGAAGGCGCGCGCGACTACCTGGTGCCCTCGCGCGTGCACAAAGGCACGTTCTACGCGCTGCCGCAGTCGCCGCAGATCCTCAAGCAGATTCTGATGATCGGCGGGATGGGCCGCTACATGCAGATCGCGCGCTGCTTCCGCGACGAGGATCCGCGCGCCGACCGCCAGCCGGAGTTCACCCAGGTCGACGTCGAGATGACGTTCGTCGAGCAAGCCGACGTCATGGCGGTGATGGAAGCGTCGATCCGCTACGTCTGGCAGCGCGTCCTCGAGGTCGCGGTGCCGCCGCTCGAGCGGCTCACCTACGCCGAAGCGATGCGCCGCTTCGGTTCGGACAAGCCCGACCTGCGTTTCGGGCTCGAGCTGACCGACGTCGCCGATCTGTTCGCCGGCGGTGCGTTCTCGCTGTTCGCGACCCTCGCGCAGAGCGCGGCGAACCGCGTCGCCGCCGTGCGCTGGCCCGGCGGGGCCGCGCTTTCACGGCGCGACTTCGACGCGCTGACCGAGCTGACCAAGACCTTCGGCGGCAAGGGCCTCGCGTACGTGACCTTCAGCGCCGAGGGCGTGAAGGGCTCGATCGCGCGCTTCGTCGACGAGTCGCTGGCGGCGCAGCTGCGCGAGCGCACCGGCGCGCAGGACGGCGACGCGCTGCTGTTCGTCGGCGACACGGCGCGCGCGGCCTCGGACGTCGCCGGCAAGCTGCGGCTGGAGATCGGCGACCGGCTCGGGCTGCGGCCGGCCGACGCGTTCGCGTTCTGCTGGGTGTTCGGGTTCCCGCTGTTCGAGCGCGACGAAGAGACGGGCGAGATCACCTTCTCGCACCATCCGTTCACCGCGCCGCTGCCCGGCCAAGAAGCGCTCTTCGAGAGCGATCCGCTCGCGATCACCGCGCAGCACTACGACCTGGTGCTCAACGGCTACGAGCTGGGCAGCGGCTCGATCCGCAACCACACGCCCGCGTTCCAGGAGCGCGTCTTCCGCCGCTTGGGGCTGAGCGAGGAGCAGATCGCGGACCGCTTCGGGTTTTTCATGGAGGCGCTGCGCTACGGTGCACCGCCGCACGGCGGGATGGCGCTCGGGATCGACCGCATCGTGATGCTGGCCTGCGGCGAGACGTCGATTCGCGACGTCATCGCGTTCCCGAAGAATCAAGTGGCGCGCGACGTGATGATGGACGCGCCGTCCACCGTTCCGGCGCAGGCCCTGACCGACTTGGGCCTGCGTATCGTCCCGCAAGGATAG